The following are from one region of the Juglans regia cultivar Chandler chromosome 10, Walnut 2.0, whole genome shotgun sequence genome:
- the LOC108993028 gene encoding anthocyanidin 3-O-glucosyltransferase 7-like encodes MSQSAGKNQHVAVLAFPLGSHPWPLLNLASRLASAAPDVRFSFLNTAKSNQKLSATSGAHLPHNLKLYVVADGVPEGHVPKNPPEELELFLEAAPESFRKGMDMAMAETGQQKITCIMSDAFLVFGSDMAADIHAKWVPLFVPAPYDLSAHFYSALIHETYAKACGGSEAHGNGGAVGDLNPIDKNLDAIPGLSVMRFGDLSPDILQEILPGNHSNSSPIFARALRRLREVLPRANAVVMNSFQELNSAILTDDLKSKFRDILYVGFLKLIVPTPPLPPSHSDATGCLPWLDEQKPTSVAYISFGTVAVLPPHEFAALAEALEASCVPFLWSLRENFKAFLPNGFLERTRKQGKIVPWAPQAYVLSHKAVGVYITHCGYNSVFESLVGGVPMICRPILADNMMNGRMVEDVWEIGVRVEGGVFTKKGMIKSLELVLGHDDQHRRRMKEKIRDLKELVVKAAGPDGIASNDFKTLLELISQ; translated from the coding sequence ATGAGTCAAAGCGCAGGAAAAAATCAGCATGTTGCTGTTTTGGCATTCCCACTTGGCTCCCATCCCTGGCCTTTGCTCAACCTAGCTTCCAGATTAGCATCGGCCGCCCCTGACGTGCGGTTCTCCTTCCTCAACACTGCCAAATCCAACCAAAAGCTCTCTGCCACCTCAGGAGCTCACCTCCCACACAACCTTAAATTGTACGTTGTTGCCGATGGCGTGCCGGAGGGACATGTCCCCAAGAATCCCCCCGAGGAACTGGAGCTGTTCCTTGAGGCTGCACCTGAGAGCTTCCGGAAAGGCATGGATATGGCAATGGCTGAGACTGGGCAGCAAAAGATCACCTGCATCATGAGCGATGCTTTCTTGGTCTTTGGCAGCGATATGGCTGCGGACATCCATGCAAAGTGGGTCCCATTATTCGTTCCCGCACCCTACGACCTCTCTGCCCACTTTTACAGTGCTCTCATCCATGAGACTTATGCTAAAGCTTGCGGTGGCAGTGAAGCTCATGGTAATGGCGGTGCAGTGGGAGATCTAAACCCTATTGACAAAAACCTAGATGCCATTCCAGGACTCTCCGTAATGCGCTTCGGGGACTTATCCCCtgacatacttcaagaaatACTTCCAGGTAATCACTCAAATTCTTCTCCAATTTTCGCACGCGCACTGCGCAGACTTAGGGAAGTCCTGCCACGAGCAAATGCTGTTGTGATGAACTCTTTCCAAGAACTAAACTCAGCCATACTCACCGATGATCTCAAGTCCAAGTTCCGAGACATTCTGTACGTGGGATTTCTCAAATTAATAGTCCCAACTCCACCCCTACCACCATCGCATTCAGACGCCACAGGCTGCCTCCCATGGTTGGACGAGCAAAAGCCAACATCGGTAGCATATATAAGCTTTGGAACAGTGGCGGTGCTGCCACCCCACGAGTTTGCAGCTTTAGCAGAGGCGCTGGAAGCGAGTTGCGTTCCTTTTCTTTGGTCTCTTAGGGAAAACTTCAAAGCATTTCTGCCGAATGGGTTCCTCGAGAGGACAAGGAAACAAGGAAAAATAGTTCCCTGGGCACCCCAGGCTTATGTCTTGTCACATAAAGCAGTAGGCGTGTACATTACACACTGTGGATACAACTCTGTGTTTGAGAGCCTTGTCGGAGGGGTTCCGATGATCTGCCGGCCGATCTTAGCAGACAATATGATGAACGGGCGGATGGTAGAGGACGTGTGGGAGATAGGGGTTAGGGTTGAGGGAGGGGTGTTTACAAAGAAGGGAATGATCAAGAGCTTGGAGCTCGTTCTGGGACATGATGATCAACACCGAAGGAGGATGAAGGAGAAGATCAGAGATCTTAAAGAGCTTGTAGTGAAAGCTGCCGGACCTGATGGGATTGCTTCCAATGATTTCAAGACTTTGCTTGAGCTAATCTCTCAATAA